In a single window of the Niabella ginsenosidivorans genome:
- a CDS encoding RagB/SusD family nutrient uptake outer membrane protein, giving the protein MKNLLNILLFFTGAVLLLCSCNKGYLEQPPRDRLDADQFFNTATDLEVYTNDFYDMLPDYHLYDATYGLSASDDVVSLIEPAQITGTRLVPVQRGSGGWTWSDLRAINFFLQNYQKCPDEAARHKYGSIARFFRAFFYFDKVKMFGDVPWYNKVLEAGDADLYKARDPRTVVMDSVLADINDAVEYLPAEVQLNRITKYTALLLKARICLYEGTFRKYHTELNLQGSANKWLQDAADAAGQLISSHAYKLFTTGGTDAAYRTLFARNDQDATETILARDYNPTFAHHTLSYLMTSPTQGSWGATKDFVNGFLMADGSRFTDIAGYDTLGFYGEMQHRDPRLTQIVAGPDFKVYGETIVEPVNLNITTTGYRVIKALATRDQWGASSAYNDIILFRYAEALLIDAEAKAELGTLTQTDLDNTINQLRSRAGMPPANLAHDNADPDAYLGAEYANVTGANKGILLEIRRERRIEMFNEGQRWDDLMRWKNGKKLEQPMLGIYFPRLGAFDFNNDGKPDVYLYDGDASGAPAGVTSKINIRQRPLTNGTSGNFYPYRNKILFQEPKDYYYPIPLEDLTLNKSLVQNPGW; this is encoded by the coding sequence ATGAAGAATTTACTGAATATACTATTATTTTTTACGGGGGCGGTTTTATTGTTATGCAGTTGTAATAAAGGCTATCTGGAGCAGCCTCCCAGAGACCGGCTGGATGCGGACCAGTTCTTTAATACCGCCACAGATCTGGAGGTTTATACCAATGATTTTTATGATATGCTGCCGGATTACCATCTTTATGATGCCACTTATGGCCTTTCTGCTTCAGATGACGTTGTATCCCTGATCGAGCCTGCCCAGATTACAGGTACAAGGCTGGTGCCGGTACAAAGAGGCTCCGGTGGCTGGACATGGTCTGATCTGCGGGCCATTAACTTTTTTCTGCAGAATTATCAGAAGTGCCCGGATGAAGCAGCCAGGCATAAATATGGCAGTATTGCCCGGTTCTTCAGGGCTTTTTTCTATTTTGACAAGGTTAAAATGTTTGGTGATGTGCCCTGGTATAACAAGGTGCTCGAAGCCGGGGATGCTGACCTGTACAAGGCCAGGGATCCCAGAACTGTGGTTATGGATTCCGTGCTTGCCGATATCAATGATGCAGTAGAGTATCTGCCGGCAGAAGTGCAGCTCAACAGGATTACAAAGTACACAGCATTGCTCTTAAAAGCGCGTATCTGTTTATATGAAGGCACATTCCGGAAATACCATACGGAGCTGAATTTACAGGGCTCGGCAAATAAATGGCTGCAGGACGCTGCTGATGCAGCAGGGCAGCTGATCAGCTCCCATGCGTATAAACTGTTTACAACCGGAGGGACAGATGCTGCCTACCGCACTCTTTTTGCGCGGAACGACCAGGATGCAACAGAAACCATTCTGGCCAGGGATTACAATCCTACTTTTGCACATCATACCCTGTCTTATTTAATGACCTCTCCTACGCAGGGATCATGGGGCGCTACCAAAGATTTTGTAAACGGCTTTCTGATGGCTGATGGCAGCCGGTTTACAGATATTGCCGGCTACGACACGCTGGGTTTTTACGGAGAGATGCAGCACCGTGATCCACGCCTGACCCAGATTGTGGCAGGCCCCGATTTTAAAGTCTATGGCGAAACAATTGTGGAACCGGTTAACCTGAATATCACCACAACCGGGTATCGCGTAATAAAAGCGCTGGCCACCAGGGATCAATGGGGTGCCAGCAGTGCCTATAATGATATTATCTTATTCCGCTATGCGGAGGCGCTCCTTATCGACGCCGAAGCAAAAGCAGAGCTGGGCACATTAACCCAAACCGATCTCGATAATACCATTAACCAGTTGAGGAGCCGGGCAGGCATGCCCCCTGCAAACCTGGCTCACGACAATGCCGATCCTGATGCTTACCTCGGTGCGGAATATGCCAATGTTACCGGCGCCAATAAAGGGATATTACTGGAAATACGCAGAGAGCGCAGGATTGAAATGTTCAATGAAGGCCAGCGGTGGGACGACCTGATGCGATGGAAAAACGGTAAAAAGCTGGAGCAACCGATGCTGGGCATCTATTTCCCGCGTTTGGGAGCATTTGACTTCAATAACGATGGCAAACCGGATGTGTATCTTTACGATGGAGATGCCTCCGGAGCGCCCGCAGGAGTGACCTCCAAAATCAATATCCGTCAGCGGCCGTTAACCAACGGCACCTCGGGAAATTTTTATCCCTACAGGAATAAAATCCTGTTCCAGGAGCCGAAAGATTACTATTATCCTATTCCTTTAGAGGATCTTACGTTAAATAAAAGTCTTGTTCAAAATCCGGGCTGGTAA
- a CDS encoding RNA polymerase sigma factor encodes MPVKDIKDDYHLWQSLKEGKQEALASIYFNHFKSLYEYGLRITGDEELVKDTIQDLFIKIWTNRSNFENISKIRPYLLVSLRSALYNKIQQNGKRPVRALNTKDEFEMVFSAESKYIAGEARSLQTQKLLAALNQLTPKQKEIIYLRYFEELDYEEIVRVMNSSLKAVYKLKARGLDALKQLLHLSDILLIVLLASCCCEICA; translated from the coding sequence ATGCCGGTAAAAGACATAAAGGATGACTATCATTTATGGCAGTCCTTAAAAGAAGGAAAACAGGAGGCGCTTGCCAGTATCTATTTTAATCATTTCAAAAGCCTGTATGAATATGGTTTGCGCATTACAGGGGATGAGGAACTGGTGAAGGACACTATACAGGATCTGTTTATAAAAATATGGACAAACCGGTCCAATTTTGAGAACATCTCAAAAATAAGGCCCTATTTACTGGTATCGCTCCGGTCTGCATTATACAATAAAATACAGCAAAACGGGAAAAGGCCTGTACGTGCACTGAATACAAAAGATGAATTTGAAATGGTCTTTTCTGCTGAATCAAAATATATTGCCGGGGAAGCCCGCTCCTTACAAACGCAAAAATTATTAGCGGCACTGAACCAGCTGACACCCAAACAGAAGGAAATCATCTATCTGCGTTATTTTGAAGAACTGGACTATGAAGAAATAGTAAGGGTCATGAACAGTTCTCTCAAAGCTGTATACAAGCTAAAAGCAAGAGGGCTTGATGCTCTGAAGCAGTTATTACATCTGTCCGATATCCTGTTGATTGTTTTACTGGCATCCTGCTGTTGCGAAATATGCGCTTAG
- a CDS encoding phosphodiester glycosidase family protein: MKTIIIMILLLAVSVMPACKKTFVSNAPQQLSHSDRLPAQTLAGIVAANDSAFNVTAYAGSGTAGTSDGTAGNPQTAQFNAPEGIAFDSHGNLFVADRNNAVIRKITPAGVVSVFAGTPGTAGYANGTGTAAKFDYPIRLAIDGADNIYVADRNNARIRKITPSAVVTTIAGSTAGSGATQFNWPLDVAVTGDGTKIYVADAHNNRIQQITCSNGTYTTSLLAGQTTAGFAGGNGAAAKFNNPSGVAIDRNGNVIVADRGNNCIRKITTAKNVYRLAGIAGTYYDVDAPNGEATFGEPFGVTVANDGCIYVTDIGYHNIRRISNQDLFVSTVAGSGSIGNAIGNYSGFNLPTSIAIDHSGNFYVADCANHNIRKMVPETRVLQITHGWSQTTPYPGITWYKYHGNRFWLPSAFTAGSAPYNKKQNVNVLDIDLSVNHLDFRESDITLGARHKLTDIVGADLSVLAASTGTFATYETEPTPPRSHASYLRVNGTTLWNSDLPSSDKYWPYHSGMFYVASDGSVGIERCDLAQVPFNPATVNRKDMMSGAPLLIENSVPVEITDPGTPWQPTPQKLRIIIAARTAIALPVVNNHVLLICVDGIERKEDGTILNDGSCYTPPLSYYGMTTADLTQFIQQFFHARAALNFDGGGTSAMAMRGYGDNGSHSGYLGIINYPDYDSPCSGLTDNTAYGQQRTVGEAIAVVAN, encoded by the coding sequence ATGAAAACAATAATAATCATGATCCTGCTGCTGGCAGTAAGCGTTATGCCAGCTTGCAAAAAAACATTTGTATCCAATGCACCGCAACAGCTGTCCCATTCAGACAGGCTTCCGGCACAGACGCTTGCAGGGATCGTTGCTGCAAACGACTCGGCCTTTAATGTTACAGCGTATGCAGGATCGGGCACGGCAGGTACTTCTGACGGAACTGCCGGCAATCCGCAAACGGCGCAGTTTAATGCCCCGGAAGGAATTGCTTTTGACTCACATGGCAATTTGTTTGTGGCCGACCGCAATAACGCGGTGATCCGTAAAATTACACCCGCAGGTGTTGTTTCCGTTTTTGCGGGCACACCAGGCACCGCAGGGTATGCCAATGGTACGGGCACGGCTGCTAAATTTGATTACCCCATAAGGCTGGCAATAGACGGCGCTGATAATATTTATGTAGCCGACCGCAACAATGCCCGTATCCGTAAGATTACGCCATCGGCAGTAGTTACCACCATTGCCGGTTCAACGGCCGGCAGCGGCGCCACCCAGTTCAACTGGCCCCTTGATGTGGCAGTTACCGGTGATGGCACCAAAATATATGTGGCAGATGCACATAATAACCGCATACAGCAAATTACCTGCAGCAACGGAACCTATACCACATCCTTGCTGGCGGGCCAAACAACAGCAGGCTTTGCGGGCGGCAATGGTGCAGCCGCAAAGTTTAACAATCCATCAGGGGTGGCTATTGACCGGAATGGGAATGTTATTGTGGCCGACCGCGGTAATAACTGCATCCGCAAAATCACCACAGCAAAAAATGTTTACCGGCTGGCTGGTATTGCCGGCACCTATTATGATGTGGATGCGCCTAATGGAGAAGCTACATTTGGAGAGCCGTTTGGGGTTACCGTAGCCAATGACGGCTGTATCTATGTAACGGACATCGGTTATCACAATATCCGCCGAATCAGCAATCAGGACCTTTTTGTTTCTACAGTGGCCGGTAGCGGCAGTATAGGAAATGCCATCGGTAATTATTCAGGTTTTAATCTCCCCACCTCAATAGCAATTGATCATTCAGGTAATTTTTATGTGGCAGATTGTGCCAATCATAATATCCGGAAAATGGTGCCGGAAACACGGGTGCTGCAGATCACGCATGGGTGGTCGCAGACAACACCTTACCCCGGCATTACCTGGTATAAATACCATGGCAACCGGTTCTGGCTTCCATCAGCCTTTACTGCGGGCAGCGCACCTTACAACAAAAAACAGAATGTGAATGTGCTGGATATTGACCTTTCTGTTAACCACCTTGATTTCAGGGAGTCAGACATTACGCTGGGCGCAAGGCATAAGCTAACAGATATTGTTGGCGCTGATCTTTCCGTGCTGGCTGCATCAACCGGTACCTTTGCAACATATGAAACAGAGCCCACGCCACCGCGCAGCCATGCTTCCTACCTTCGGGTAAACGGTACCACGCTCTGGAATTCAGATCTCCCCAGTTCGGATAAATACTGGCCCTATCATTCGGGCATGTTTTATGTTGCCAGTGACGGGTCCGTTGGCATTGAGAGATGCGATCTGGCCCAGGTACCCTTTAATCCGGCAACAGTAAACCGGAAAGATATGATGTCCGGCGCACCGCTGTTAATCGAAAACAGCGTTCCTGTTGAAATCACCGATCCCGGTACTCCATGGCAGCCTACGCCCCAGAAATTGCGTATTATAATTGCAGCCCGTACTGCGATAGCACTGCCGGTTGTAAACAACCATGTATTGTTAATCTGCGTCGATGGCATCGAGCGTAAAGAAGACGGCACGATTCTTAATGATGGCAGTTGCTACACCCCGCCGCTCAGCTATTATGGTATGACCACGGCGGACCTTACCCAGTTTATACAGCAATTTTTCCATGCCAGAGCCGCGCTGAATTTTGACGGGGGCGGTACCTCTGCTATGGCAATGAGGGGTTATGGCGACAATGGATCTCACAGCGGGTACCTGGGAATTATCAATTATCCTGATTATGATTCACCCTGTTCCGGACTTACGGATAATACAGCTTATGGTCAGCAGCGTACAGTAGGTGAAGCCATTGCCGTGGTGGCAAATTAA
- a CDS encoding TonB-dependent receptor, translating to MKLIPFMLLMACIHVSARGYSQITLAETNAPLQVVLKKIRQQSGYELVCTSEILNEAGRITVQVKNVSLQQALTETLRGKKLSYEIIGKTIVIKPRKDNNVSNPEVLPPPPPPPVVIHGRVLKKDGQPLPGVSVLIIGTSIGTTTDSFGRFVLRLPGQPAELEITCVGYQSKKIRVNNETEIGITLEELVTGLDDVVIVGYGTQKKEDLTGAVSQIGSTYITSRPVPNLATSLQGLLPGLNIQSNNGDPGAQPDINIRGFNSINGGGPLILVDGIEGDIDRINPADVESVTVLKDAASAAIYGARGAFGVMLITTKKGKEGKLAVNYTNNLGWTTPTTRTDFIDDPYEFGKTVDAALLGYNGTTYTGYTGADWDTIQLVSQGKLAPFYRTQPNGENKFFYNTDWYDYLFRKWQPFQNHTISVSGGNDRIQAYVSGRYYKTSSIQNIVDADLVKYNLKANVSFKATEWLRLSDNIQFSTDNQIEYGGYKTGFGGIWSNTTWYYLFPFQPNKINGIPFDYYGVGAQAALEAGSNWIRNYSEQFINTFSGALTPAKGLVFNFDYSNTINHIANSTRLNKFEYLTGPKMLLQTDGVNSLTEVRNRNYYNVLNIYGTYTKNVALDHHFKLMLGYNQEKYNSDDITARQGDLLISSLSNLNLGTNLLQADGAASVWAVQGYFGRFNYDYKNRYLLEVNARYDGSSRFPAISRWGFFPSVSGGWLMSNEKFWEPLKDAVSTMKLRASYGKLGNQNVGLYTFSRILGLGQTNWLVSGSKLNYVGPPAPLPGVVSWESTRTIDYGIDLGFLRNKLTASFDWYQKNTSGMYVPGSPLPGVFGASEPRENIASLRNRGFELSLGYNDQFMISHSPMHINATLSVYNFKGVITSYPNPNGLMSTYWNGQRLGEIWGYHIDGQFKSDEEAAAYQSQFSNPSKDLGKVYNYIFNVVTNTEWKKLRAGDIKYVDLDGDGMIDNGNYTLADHGDLKPIGNAMPQFPFGFTLGADWKSFDILVAGAGIMHQDWYPTGFIYWGTYDRPYSSFIRKDLVANAWSPENPDGYYPQIYRGYDALGANRDLYELNDYYLTNVGYLRVKNLTVGYTLPQSLLRKINIKQLRIYFSGENILTWRFGKLTRYVDPEQAGSGTNFSDPGTAVSRTDLQDYPIGKTFSFGVNLQL from the coding sequence ATGAAGCTGATTCCCTTTATGTTATTGATGGCTTGCATTCATGTAAGCGCACGGGGTTACTCCCAGATCACACTTGCTGAAACCAATGCCCCACTGCAGGTGGTGCTGAAAAAGATCAGGCAGCAAAGCGGGTACGAACTGGTATGTACCTCTGAAATTTTAAATGAGGCAGGCAGGATCACGGTCCAGGTAAAGAACGTGTCCCTTCAGCAAGCGCTTACAGAAACCCTCAGGGGAAAAAAGCTTTCCTATGAGATTATTGGTAAAACAATCGTTATCAAGCCCCGTAAGGATAACAATGTTTCAAATCCGGAAGTCTTGCCACCACCGCCACCACCTCCTGTGGTCATTCACGGAAGAGTGCTTAAAAAGGATGGCCAGCCGCTGCCGGGAGTTTCCGTTCTGATCATTGGTACTTCCATTGGAACTACAACAGACAGCTTCGGCCGGTTTGTTCTCCGGCTTCCCGGCCAGCCGGCAGAGCTGGAAATTACCTGTGTTGGTTATCAGTCAAAAAAAATAAGAGTGAATAACGAAACAGAGATCGGTATCACCCTGGAGGAACTGGTAACCGGGTTAGACGATGTGGTCATTGTAGGATATGGCACGCAAAAAAAAGAAGACCTGACCGGTGCTGTCAGTCAGATCGGATCCACGTATATTACCTCGCGCCCGGTTCCCAACCTGGCAACATCATTACAGGGATTGCTGCCCGGATTAAATATACAGTCGAATAACGGCGATCCCGGAGCTCAGCCTGATATCAATATCCGTGGTTTTAATTCCATTAACGGAGGCGGCCCCCTGATCCTGGTAGACGGTATCGAGGGAGATATAGACCGGATTAACCCTGCTGATGTGGAAAGCGTGACCGTTTTAAAGGATGCTGCTTCCGCTGCCATTTATGGCGCCCGGGGCGCTTTCGGAGTGATGCTGATAACAACCAAAAAGGGAAAGGAAGGTAAACTGGCTGTTAACTATACCAATAACCTGGGTTGGACCACACCCACCACCCGCACCGATTTTATTGACGATCCCTATGAATTCGGGAAAACCGTGGATGCAGCCCTTTTGGGATATAATGGCACCACTTACACCGGTTATACAGGCGCTGACTGGGATACGATACAACTGGTATCCCAGGGTAAGCTGGCCCCGTTTTACAGGACCCAGCCAAATGGAGAAAATAAATTCTTCTACAATACAGACTGGTATGATTACCTGTTCCGCAAATGGCAGCCGTTCCAGAACCACACTATATCTGTTTCCGGTGGCAATGACAGGATCCAGGCCTATGTTTCCGGCAGGTACTACAAAACATCCAGCATACAGAACATTGTAGATGCTGACCTGGTAAAGTATAACCTGAAAGCCAACGTCAGCTTCAAGGCAACAGAATGGTTGCGGCTTTCTGACAATATCCAGTTCAGTACAGATAACCAGATCGAGTACGGAGGGTACAAAACCGGCTTCGGTGGCATCTGGAGCAATACCACCTGGTACTATTTGTTTCCCTTTCAGCCCAATAAAATAAACGGCATTCCTTTCGATTACTATGGGGTAGGTGCCCAGGCCGCTTTGGAGGCAGGCAGTAACTGGATCCGGAATTATTCTGAACAGTTTATAAATACATTCAGCGGGGCGCTTACTCCCGCAAAGGGGCTGGTGTTTAATTTTGATTATAGCAATACGATCAATCATATTGCCAACTCCACGCGTCTGAATAAGTTTGAATACCTGACAGGCCCCAAAATGTTGCTGCAAACGGATGGGGTAAACAGCCTTACGGAAGTACGCAACCGGAATTACTACAATGTGCTGAATATATACGGTACTTACACAAAAAATGTGGCTCTTGACCATCATTTCAAGCTAATGCTGGGCTACAACCAGGAAAAATACAATTCTGATGACATTACAGCCCGGCAGGGTGATCTGCTCATCAGCAGCTTATCCAACCTCAACCTGGGCACCAATCTGCTGCAGGCAGACGGGGCTGCAAGTGTTTGGGCCGTGCAGGGGTATTTCGGACGGTTTAACTATGACTACAAAAACAGATACCTGCTGGAAGTAAACGCCCGGTACGATGGCTCTTCCCGGTTCCCAGCCATAAGCAGATGGGGCTTTTTCCCTTCCGTTTCCGGTGGCTGGCTGATGAGTAATGAAAAGTTCTGGGAACCATTAAAGGATGCCGTCAGCACCATGAAATTAAGAGCCTCTTATGGTAAACTGGGCAACCAGAATGTCGGGCTCTATACGTTTTCCCGGATATTGGGCCTTGGCCAGACCAACTGGCTGGTTAGCGGCAGTAAGCTGAACTATGTGGGACCACCAGCGCCCCTGCCCGGTGTGGTAAGCTGGGAAAGTACCCGTACCATTGATTACGGAATAGATCTTGGCTTTTTAAGAAACAAACTTACTGCGTCATTTGACTGGTACCAGAAAAACACTTCCGGTATGTATGTGCCCGGATCTCCCTTACCGGGTGTTTTTGGCGCATCCGAGCCCAGGGAAAATATTGCCAGCCTCAGAAACAGGGGCTTTGAATTAAGCCTGGGCTATAACGATCAGTTTATGATCAGCCATTCTCCTATGCACATAAATGCCACCCTTAGCGTGTACAACTTTAAAGGGGTCATTACCAGTTATCCGAATCCTAATGGCCTTATGAGCACCTACTGGAACGGTCAAAGGCTGGGAGAGATCTGGGGGTATCATATAGACGGTCAGTTTAAATCGGATGAGGAAGCGGCCGCCTATCAAAGTCAGTTTAGCAATCCATCCAAGGATCTGGGCAAAGTGTATAACTATATATTCAATGTAGTAACCAATACCGAATGGAAAAAGCTCAGGGCAGGAGATATTAAATATGTTGATCTTGACGGGGATGGGATGATCGATAATGGAAATTATACCCTGGCAGATCACGGGGATCTGAAGCCAATCGGGAATGCCATGCCGCAGTTCCCATTCGGGTTTACGCTGGGGGCAGACTGGAAGAGTTTTGATATCCTGGTTGCAGGTGCAGGAATCATGCATCAGGACTGGTACCCGACAGGGTTTATTTACTGGGGCACCTATGACCGGCCTTATTCTTCCTTTATCCGGAAAGATCTTGTAGCAAATGCCTGGAGCCCTGAAAATCCGGATGGCTATTACCCGCAAATTTACAGGGGATATGATGCATTAGGCGCCAACAGGGATTTGTATGAGCTCAATGATTATTACCTCACAAATGTCGGATACCTGCGGGTTAAAAATCTTACGGTGGGTTATACCCTTCCCCAGTCGCTGTTAAGGAAAATTAATATAAAACAGCTACGGATCTATTTCAGCGGGGAAAATATACTGACATGGCGGTTCGGTAAGCTGACCAGATATGTGGATCCCGAGCAGGCAGGGTCAGGAACCAATTTTTCTGATCCCGGCACTGCGGTCAGCAGAACGGATCTGCAGGATTATCCCATTGGAAAGACCTTCTCATTCGGGGTGAATTTACAACTTTAA
- a CDS encoding FecR family protein, whose amino-acid sequence MNKNYSTYTAAEFLEDPFFIEWVKDNRDSASVFWNEWIRTVPPNLDQMREAELQLRAIFSAEKIAVQETVAAGVWKKIENHISNEGRALTVIRRRSVAQKFLKPMLSVAAVFIVFILAGYFIALHFRKEGRMMKEPHTANREQIIIRPGGNRASLILANGDVVVLDSAQNGTLGMQGTTRIIKLNNGALAYDNGKEKQEALLYNTITTPRGGQYQVTLADGTKVWLNALSSLRFPTAFSDGERKVEVAGEAYFEVVHNSSSPFKVVANGIETVDLGTRFNINTYKDDAADRITLLEGAVQVIKGGASRVLKPGQQAQVSNDIRIVNNVDLEEVIAWKNGKFVFNKDTDIETIMQQIARWYDVQVEYRGTIRQRFWGSISKEADLSQVLKILEATGGVRFQLNGNKIIIMPAKT is encoded by the coding sequence ATGAATAAGAACTATAGCACATACACTGCGGCGGAGTTTCTGGAAGACCCTTTTTTTATCGAATGGGTAAAGGATAACAGGGATAGTGCATCTGTGTTCTGGAATGAATGGATACGTACTGTTCCCCCTAATCTTGACCAGATGCGGGAGGCAGAACTGCAATTGAGGGCAATTTTTTCCGCGGAAAAAATTGCCGTTCAGGAAACAGTGGCAGCAGGGGTCTGGAAAAAGATTGAAAACCATATAAGTAATGAGGGCAGGGCGCTGACTGTTATCAGACGCCGGTCTGTTGCTCAAAAATTTTTAAAGCCCATGCTTTCGGTGGCTGCTGTTTTTATAGTCTTTATACTGGCCGGCTATTTTATTGCATTGCATTTTAGAAAAGAAGGCAGGATGATGAAAGAACCGCATACGGCAAACCGGGAACAAATCATAATCCGGCCGGGTGGGAACAGGGCGTCGCTGATCCTTGCAAACGGCGATGTAGTTGTGCTGGACAGTGCACAAAACGGCACATTGGGAATGCAGGGAACTACCCGTATTATAAAGCTGAACAATGGTGCGCTGGCCTATGACAATGGAAAAGAAAAACAGGAAGCATTGCTTTATAATACAATAACCACACCCAGGGGAGGGCAATACCAGGTTACATTAGCAGATGGTACAAAGGTTTGGCTGAACGCACTGTCCTCCCTGCGTTTTCCCACTGCCTTTTCAGACGGGGAACGAAAAGTAGAAGTTGCCGGGGAAGCTTATTTTGAAGTAGTGCATAACTCTTCATCGCCATTTAAAGTGGTGGCCAATGGTATAGAAACGGTTGACCTGGGAACCCGGTTCAATATTAATACCTATAAGGATGACGCGGCAGACCGGATCACCTTGCTGGAAGGGGCGGTGCAGGTGATAAAAGGGGGTGCTTCCAGGGTATTAAAACCAGGGCAGCAGGCGCAGGTTAGTAACGATATCCGGATTGTGAACAATGTAGACCTGGAGGAAGTGATAGCCTGGAAGAACGGAAAATTTGTTTTTAATAAGGATACAGACATTGAAACGATTATGCAGCAGATTGCCAGGTGGTATGATGTTCAGGTAGAATACAGGGGTACTATCAGGCAGCGCTTTTGGGGCTCCATTTCAAAAGAAGCAGATCTTTCACAGGTATTAAAGATATTGGAGGCCACAGGAGGCGTTCGCTTTCAACTAAACGGAAATAAAATCATCATTATGCCAGCCAAAACCTAA
- a CDS encoding Uma2 family endonuclease yields the protein MSGAYKILPHYTYKEWCLWEGKWELIDGIPYAMSPSPVPKHQKISAELRYELSSALKKSKCEKCSAYDPVDYKISEDTILIPDILIVCGEIKKPYLDFAPALVVEILSPSTALKDRNTKYQLYEQEKVKYYLIADPDTKGIEIYQLTNDQYTLQPFSRNFTFELQDDCSIAVDLGSLFS from the coding sequence ATGAGCGGCGCTTATAAAATATTACCCCATTATACCTATAAAGAATGGTGCCTTTGGGAAGGCAAATGGGAGCTGATTGATGGCATTCCTTATGCCATGAGCCCCTCACCTGTGCCTAAACACCAAAAGATATCCGCAGAATTAAGATATGAGTTGTCTTCGGCTTTAAAAAAGAGCAAATGTGAAAAATGCAGCGCATATGATCCGGTAGATTATAAAATTTCTGAGGACACTATTTTAATTCCCGACATACTTATTGTATGCGGTGAAATTAAAAAACCTTACCTGGATTTTGCACCCGCATTAGTAGTGGAAATCTTATCACCTTCAACCGCTTTAAAGGACCGCAATACAAAATACCAGCTCTATGAGCAGGAAAAAGTAAAGTATTACCTTATTGCTGACCCGGATACCAAAGGTATAGAAATATACCAGCTCACTAATGACCAATATACATTGCAACCCTTCAGCCGGAATTTTACATTTGAGCTACAGGACGATTGCAGTATTGCAGTTGATTTAGGTAGTCTGTTTTCATAG
- a CDS encoding protease inhibitor I42 family protein, with protein sequence METTVILKVNKERSFRLENRGGAGYSWVVEANNEKVTRVTTAMADSGEVPGKKPVGGSSIVVLTIRGLTKGTSRIQLVQKRIWEEGVPPLNTYIYNVTVTE encoded by the coding sequence ATGGAAACTACAGTTATTCTGAAGGTAAACAAGGAAAGATCGTTCCGGTTAGAAAACCGGGGAGGAGCAGGGTACAGCTGGGTTGTGGAGGCCAATAATGAGAAAGTTACCCGTGTTACCACTGCAATGGCAGACAGCGGTGAGGTGCCCGGGAAAAAACCGGTTGGAGGCAGCAGCATCGTTGTACTTACGATCCGCGGGCTAACAAAAGGAACCTCCCGTATTCAGCTGGTACAAAAAAGAATATGGGAAGAAGGAGTGCCACCCCTAAACACTTATATCTATAATGTAACGGTAACAGAATAA